Proteins from a genomic interval of Myxococcota bacterium:
- a CDS encoding phosphopantetheine-binding protein, whose protein sequence is MQWTQEALTHRVYEILRDELLSVGEEFTPRSNLVEAGLDSLAVTQLLLAIEESTGIWVDESLLTEETLASAESLAACVHAQIAHA, encoded by the coding sequence ATGCAGTGGACGCAAGAGGCGCTCACCCATCGGGTGTACGAGATCCTGCGCGACGAGCTGCTCTCCGTCGGAGAGGAGTTCACGCCGCGTTCGAACCTGGTCGAGGCCGGGCTCGACTCACTCGCGGTCACCCAGCTGCTCCTGGCGATCGAGGAGAGCACGGGCATCTGGGTCGACGAGAGCCTGCTCACCGAGGAGACGCTCGCGAGCGCCGAGAGCCTCGCGGCCTGCGTGCATGCCCAGATCGCCCACGCCTGA
- a CDS encoding NAD(P)/FAD-dependent oxidoreductase → MGERIRRVAIVGGGPSGAALAAYLRREGVAVAFFARGKRPPIIVGESLVPAVIPFLRDLGIEDEVAAYSTYKPGASFTFHPVAQMSFRFADSRGARTPYSYNVPRDLFDASIEAAAVRAGAVKLEESARFERGSDPDAVRLAPESLATARQALGGEPDFLVDATGRARAVARLLDIPTVEGPRKDTALHAHCTGVSTVLPGNVHSDRLERGWSWRIPLPGRVSVGIVTPMEHIVRFGATIEEQYDNFLRRDECARQWGEKAERVSPVVRYTNYQLRACRAVGPGWALCGDAFGFIDPVLSSGTLLAFDAARSLARAIRDGSARAFARYQSRAIRNLDDWARIVDAYYSGRLFTLFKVGEYVRHTLLGRLTDWHFAKHMPRVFTGEATDSRYSMIVVNFMLRYGLAGNDPAEFSIR, encoded by the coding sequence ATGGGGGAGCGCATTCGCAGAGTCGCGATCGTCGGCGGCGGCCCCTCGGGCGCGGCCCTCGCCGCCTACCTGCGCCGGGAGGGCGTCGCGGTTGCATTCTTCGCGCGCGGCAAGCGCCCGCCGATCATCGTCGGCGAGTCGCTCGTGCCCGCGGTGATTCCCTTCCTGCGCGACCTGGGCATCGAGGACGAGGTCGCCGCCTACAGCACCTACAAGCCGGGCGCGAGCTTCACCTTCCACCCGGTCGCGCAGATGAGCTTCCGCTTCGCCGACAGCCGCGGTGCGCGCACGCCCTACTCCTACAACGTGCCGCGTGACTTGTTCGACGCCTCGATCGAGGCGGCGGCGGTGCGCGCGGGCGCAGTGAAGCTCGAGGAGTCGGCGCGCTTCGAGCGCGGGTCCGATCCCGACGCCGTGCGGCTCGCGCCCGAGTCGCTGGCCACGGCACGCCAGGCGTTGGGCGGCGAGCCCGACTTCCTGGTCGACGCGACCGGCCGCGCGCGCGCGGTCGCGCGCCTGCTCGACATTCCCACGGTCGAAGGCCCGCGCAAGGACACGGCGCTCCACGCGCACTGCACCGGGGTTTCGACCGTGCTGCCCGGCAACGTGCACTCCGACCGCCTGGAGCGCGGCTGGTCGTGGCGCATCCCGCTGCCGGGCCGGGTCAGCGTGGGCATCGTGACTCCCATGGAGCACATCGTGCGCTTCGGCGCGACCATCGAGGAGCAGTACGACAACTTCCTGCGCCGCGACGAGTGCGCGCGGCAGTGGGGCGAGAAGGCCGAGCGCGTGAGCCCGGTGGTCCGCTACACGAACTACCAGCTGCGCGCCTGCCGCGCGGTCGGACCCGGCTGGGCGCTGTGCGGCGACGCGTTCGGGTTCATCGACCCCGTGCTGTCGAGCGGCACGCTGCTCGCGTTCGACGCCGCGCGCTCGCTCGCGCGCGCGATCCGCGACGGCTCGGCGCGCGCCTTCGCCCGTTATCAGTCTCGCGCGATCCGCAACCTGGACGACTGGGCGCGCATCGTCGACGCCTACTACAGCGGGCGGCTGTTCACGCTCTTCAAGGTGGGGGAGTACGTGCGGCACACCTTGCTGGGGCGACTCACCGACTGGCACTTCGCCAAGCACATGCCGCGCGTCTTCACCGGCGAGGCCACGGACAGCCGTTACAGCATGATCGTGGTCAACTTCATGCTGCGCTACGGGCTGGCCGGGAACGACCCCGCCGAGTTCAGCATCCGGTGA
- a CDS encoding NAD(P)/FAD-dependent oxidoreductase — MRFRREARHDRYDVIVVGSGLGGLTAASLLARAGKHVLVAERHDRPGGYAHAFRRGQYTFDSAVHLVGGCEPTAFPGGGLLHRVLTAVGARRELEFARIDPLYTAVYPGLELRARAGLEEFIASHAQAFPAERKGLEDLVSECLAIRDEARRAAELASPFDVMRAPGHFPTLLRYRRATLARVMDEHLDDPRAKTVFATFWPYLGLPPSRVSFLYFATMLLSYAAEGAYYCKGSFQKLARALASAVEREGGEVLLRSPVRRIVVERGRAAGIVLENGQRVAAPVVISNADLRQTVEELCGEARFPARWRRALARLEPSVSAFVVYAATGLDLGALGATHETFVYETWDHDDAYASTLAGRPCWWSATVPTLADPELAPDGVHLLVLTALVPYAASRAWRAEKKPYLERMLAAAETRFPGLRANLRFAEGGTPRTLERYTRNSDGAIYGWALGPDQIGPGRPANATPLPGLYLAGHWAQPGGGVYGVVTSGVGAARAVLGVPADDALFRALGG; from the coding sequence GTGAGGTTCCGGCGCGAAGCGCGCCACGACCGCTACGACGTGATCGTCGTGGGCAGCGGTCTGGGCGGGCTGACCGCGGCCTCGCTGCTCGCGCGCGCGGGCAAGCACGTGCTGGTGGCCGAGCGCCACGACCGGCCCGGCGGCTACGCGCACGCCTTCCGCCGCGGCCAGTACACCTTCGACTCGGCGGTGCACCTGGTGGGCGGCTGCGAGCCGACGGCCTTCCCCGGCGGCGGGCTCCTGCACCGCGTGCTGACTGCGGTCGGCGCGCGGCGCGAGCTCGAGTTCGCGCGCATCGACCCGCTCTACACCGCCGTGTATCCCGGGCTCGAGCTGCGCGCGCGCGCCGGGCTGGAGGAGTTCATCGCAAGTCACGCGCAGGCCTTCCCCGCCGAGCGCAAGGGGCTCGAGGACCTGGTGTCCGAGTGTCTCGCGATCCGCGACGAGGCGCGCCGCGCGGCGGAGCTGGCCTCGCCCTTCGACGTGATGCGCGCACCCGGTCACTTCCCGACGCTCCTGCGCTACCGGCGCGCGACGCTCGCGCGCGTGATGGACGAGCACCTCGACGACCCGCGCGCCAAGACGGTGTTCGCCACCTTCTGGCCGTATCTCGGCCTGCCGCCGTCGCGTGTCTCGTTCCTGTATTTCGCCACCATGCTGCTCTCGTACGCCGCCGAGGGCGCGTACTACTGCAAGGGCAGCTTCCAGAAGCTCGCGCGCGCGCTGGCCAGCGCGGTCGAGCGCGAGGGCGGCGAGGTGCTGCTGCGCAGCCCGGTGCGCCGCATCGTAGTCGAGCGCGGCCGGGCGGCGGGCATCGTGCTCGAGAACGGGCAGCGCGTGGCGGCGCCGGTCGTGATCTCGAACGCCGACCTGCGCCAGACCGTCGAGGAGCTGTGCGGCGAGGCGCGCTTCCCCGCGCGCTGGCGCCGGGCGCTCGCGCGGCTCGAGCCCTCGGTCTCGGCCTTCGTGGTGTACGCGGCGACCGGGCTCGACCTGGGCGCGCTCGGCGCGACTCACGAGACGTTCGTGTACGAGACCTGGGATCACGACGACGCCTACGCCTCCACGCTCGCCGGCCGGCCCTGCTGGTGGAGCGCCACGGTGCCGACGCTCGCCGATCCGGAGCTCGCGCCCGACGGCGTACACCTCTTGGTGTTGACCGCGCTCGTGCCGTACGCCGCCTCGCGCGCCTGGCGCGCCGAGAAGAAGCCGTATCTCGAGCGCATGCTCGCGGCGGCCGAGACGCGCTTCCCGGGCCTGCGCGCCAACCTGCGCTTCGCCGAGGGCGGCACCCCGCGCACGCTCGAGCGCTACACGCGCAACAGCGATGGCGCGATCTACGGCTGGGCGCTCGGCCCCGACCAGATCGGCCCCGGCCGGCCCGCCAACGCCACGCCGCTGCCCGGCCTGTATCTCGCCGGTCACTGGGCGCAGCCCGGCGGCGGCGTGTACGGCGTGGTGACTTCCGGCGTCGGCGCGGCGCGCGCCGTGCTCGGCGTGCCCGCCGACGACGCGCTGTTCCGCGCGCTCGGCGGCTAG